One stretch of Thermanaerosceptrum fracticalcis DNA includes these proteins:
- a CDS encoding UPF0175 family protein → MTQALIEAEALKRLAATFYADGSLSLVKAAKLAKVSKQDFLDFLAEHNIPLNYDIDEVEEDLTMVKEFLQNEGSV, encoded by the coding sequence ATTACACAAGCGTTAATCGAAGCTGAGGCTTTAAAAAGGCTGGCCGCAACCTTTTACGCTGATGGAAGCTTATCCCTGGTCAAAGCGGCCAAACTAGCCAAGGTGTCCAAACAGGACTTCTTGGATTTCTTAGCTGAGCATAATATCCCACTTAACTACGATATAGATGAGGTAGAAGAAGATTTAACCATGGTTAAGGAGTTTCTGCAAAATGAAGGTAGTGTCTGA
- a CDS encoding DUF3368 domain-containing protein, with amino-acid sequence MGTVGILGLAAMKGLISDIDDTFNKLEQNGFRFTENVRKKVKEGIDKHKS; translated from the coding sequence ATGGGAACTGTCGGCATTTTGGGTCTTGCTGCAATGAAGGGACTAATTTCGGATATAGATGATACTTTTAACAAACTAGAGCAAAATGGCTTTCGATTTACAGAGAATGTAAGGAAAAAGGTCAAAGAAGGAATAGATAAACACAAATCTTAA